The DNA sequence GGGTGGAGGACACCCATGAGTAACAAACATACCAACCAGTACGTACCGGATTATATTGTAACGCCGGGAGAGGTCCTTGAAGATTATCTTGCAAGTCTGGGGATGACGCAGGCCGAATTGGCGGCCAGAACCGGCCTGGCAAAAAAAACCATTAACGAGATCATCAAGGGTAAGTCACCCATTA is a window from the Deltaproteobacteria bacterium genome containing:
- a CDS encoding helix-turn-helix domain-containing protein is translated as MSNKHTNQYVPDYIVTPGEVLEDYLASLGMTQAELAARTGLAKKTINEIIKGKSPI